A genomic segment from Triticum urartu cultivar G1812 unplaced genomic scaffold, Tu2.1 TuUngrouped_contig_5487, whole genome shotgun sequence encodes:
- the LOC125529287 gene encoding uncharacterized protein LOC125529287 produces WLWERHDRLQPPELKAPEFPLSNVRALYWSRRRRKTTEEEALHVLQQEDCFEWRPYLRNSLDWTEPEWFSKETLLVSSRGKDQPEWLEDYIAIIRQAVLTGSYGDDLDSSAMYNPHIVARQLGYDQDVPFPLVHGFDSKGIKVWIPGICRRGVASKEYVAWLNGEFVTHQEADRYVTPVDENGAGSSPMDADTAAGKSGESTMQDNRKRIREGQQLAQGNKTEVIVLDRSSPCDMDSSATAVERKNGNRKRRDELSENGDMHKKSKVLASECHEGLQQYDDGPSIASYPEKNSLQFDGQKYHGLQKDPNCYINRCDELPQPESDDECIVLEPTCEVINLDDDQEDEDRQLVLVLQEFVRCGLFSQREESSDEDEDEDDGGEGKKETPKKSDIDPYAEAAMREYPRFFEFIPQRPHYRGLVNTSDTIRDLACSGLWFMLVGLAREVLKTSCDTDALEFAYLMRKARQLERNGFNVKHLIARLREPQARLRRLEDSRARLEDARTKEQEPKDVESLSSHLSNLKHNVLTMQRHLEGKKQARSASVRDESSEGIDLASLEKEVEAAEKYCQAMKDEVAAMRLKYAGL; encoded by the coding sequence ggaggaggaagaccaCAGAAGAGGAGGCTTTGCATGTTCTGCAGCAAGAGGATTGTTTCGAGTGGAGGCCTTACCTGCGCAATTCGCTCGACTGGACTGAACCTGAGTGGTTCAGCAAGGAAACTCTCCTGGTGAGCTCCAGAGGTAAGGATCAGCCAGAGTGGTTGGAGGATTACATTGCGATTATCAGGCAAGCCGTGTTGACTGGATCGTATGGCGATGATTTGGATAGTTCGGCAATGTACAATCCCCACATTGTTGCGAGGCAGCTCGGTTATGATCAGGATGTGCCTTTTCCTCTTGTACATGGGTTTGATTCCAAGGGGATCAAGGTGTGGATACCTGGCATCTGCAGACGCGGCGTTGCTAGCAAGGAATATGTTGCGTGGTTGAATGGCGAGTTTGTGACGCACCAGGAAGCTGACCGGTATGTTACGCCAGTCGATGAAAACGGCGCTGGCTCATCTCCAATGGATGCAGATACAGCAGCTGGTAAATCTGGAGAAAGTACAATGCAAGATAACAGAAAACGCATCAGAGAAGGGCAGCAGCTAGCTCAGGGGAACAAAACAGAGGTGATTGTCCTAGACCGTAGTAGTCCATGTGATATGGACTCCAGTGCAACCGCGGTGGAAAGAAAGAATGGGAACAGAAAAAGACGAGATGAACTCTCTGAAAATGGTGATATGCACAAGAAAAGTAAGGTACTTGCCAGCGAGTGCCATGAAGGTCTCCAGCAATATGATGACGGACCTTCGATTGCCAGTTATCCTGAGAAGAATTCCTTGCAATTTGACGGCCAGAAGTACCATGGTCTCCAAAAGGATCCTAATTGTTACATTAATAGATGTGATGAGCTGCCACAGCCTGAGAGTGACGATGAATGCATTGTTCTTGAACCAACATGTGAAGTGATAAACCTCGATGATGATCAGGAAGATGAGGACAGGCAACTTGTCCTGGTGCTACAAGAGTTTGTGCGCTGCGGGCTTTTCTCACAACGGGAGGAAAGCTctgatgaagatgaagatgaagatgatggAGGTGAAGGAAAGAAAGAGACGCCGAAGAAGAGCGATATTGACCCTTATGCTGAAGCAGCCATGAGGGAGTACCCTCGGTTCTTTGAGTTCATTCCCCAGAGACCACATTACAGAGGGTTGGTCAACACCAGTGACACTATACGAGATCTGGCCTGTAGTGGACTGTGGTTCATGTTGGTTGGCTTGGCTAGGGAGGTGCTCAAGACATCCTGTGATACAGATGCTTTGGAGTTTGCATATTTGATGAGAAAAGCTCGGCAACTGGAACGAAATGGGTTCAATGTGAAGCATCTCATTGCCCGTCTGAGGGAGCCACAGGCCCGACTTAGAAGGCTTGAAGATTCCAGGGCAAGGCTCGAGGATGCCCGGACCAAAGAGCAAGAACCAAAAGATGTTGAGTCACTCTCAAGCCATCTGAGTAATCTGAAACACAATGTACTAACAATGCAGAGGCACTTGGAGGGAAAAAAGCAAGCTCGCAGTGCATCTGTGCGTGATGAGTCGAGCGAAGGAATCGATCTAGCCAGCCTGGAGAAGGAAGTAGAAGCTGCAGAAAAATACTGTCAGGCGATGAAGGATGAAGTGGCTGCGATGAGACTGAAATACGCAGGCCTTTGA